In Lepidochelys kempii isolate rLepKem1 chromosome 8, rLepKem1.hap2, whole genome shotgun sequence, a single genomic region encodes these proteins:
- the ADGRL4 gene encoding adhesion G protein-coupled receptor L4 isoform X8 produces MCATGFRSSSGQEKFVTNDGTFCVDIDECSEAVTIACGDHAKCENVDGGYNCSCKEGYQPSTGKLQFKPNDGTSCQENPKANCKLHNDCITENITRTLAEIRTIKEPLAFLQEINRNTVGQLSPVDVISYVEALSVSYPSLSTMNNTISDKEALTNMTINVFVNTVNNFVQKEKITVWEALPTDNRRTSLTKLMHAAEQATLLMSQNFKKTTQLDVNASEMALKVLAFDSHHTKHIHPHARMGGDYIKISPKKKESPNSNGTVAVVFLRYSNIGPLLSSSKNSSSKDSSEQRETVSSSVIAVAINSNPPTLYELEKITFTLKYFKTADKDIKCAFWNYSADTMNGNWSTEGCELTHSNTTHTSCKCNHLTHFAVLMSSGGSLGVTNYNILTRITQLGIIISLICLSMCIFTFWFFSEIQSTRTTIHKNLCCSLFLAELIFLVGINMNNNKLFCSITAGLLHYFLLAAFAWMCIEGIHLYLIVVGVIYNKGFLHKNFYIFGYVSPAVVVGISAALGYKYYGTTEVCWLSTKNNFIWSFIGPACLIILVNLLAFGVIIYKVFQHTAMLKPEVSCYENIRSCARGALALLFLLGATWIFGVLHVVQGSVVTAYLFTIFNAFQGMFIFIFLCVLSRKIQEEYYRLFKNVPCCFSCLRNPY; encoded by the exons ATATAGATGAGTGCAGTGAAGCAGTAACTATTGCCTGTGGAGATCATGCGAAATGTGAAAATGTGGATGGAGGATATAACTGCTCCTGTAAGGAAGGTTATCAACCATCCACAGGAAAATTACAGTTTAAGCCAAATGATGGCACTTCCTGCCAAG AAAATCCAAAGGCAAACTGCAAGTTACATAATGACTGTATAACTGAAAATATTACTAGAACATTAGCTGAA ATTAGGACTATAAAAGAACCCTTGGCTTTCCTGCAAGAAATCAATAGGAACACTGTAGGACAACTTTCACCTGTAGATGTGATTTCATATGTGGAAGCATTATCTGTATCTTACCCATCACTAAGTACCATGAATAACACAATTTCTGACAAGGAAGCACTTACTAATATGACTATTAAT GTTTTTGTTAACACCGTGAACAATTTTgttcaaaaggaaaaaattacaGTTTGGGAAGCACTCCCTACAGATAACAGGAGAACAAGTCTCACTAAGCTGATGCATGCTGCGGAACAGGCAACGCTGCTCATGTCACAGAACTTCAAAAAGACAACACAGCTAGATGTTAATGCAAGTGAAATgg ctctCAAGGTTTTGGCTTTTGATTCGCACCACACGAAACATATTCACCCTCATGCACGCATGGGAGGAGATTATATAAAGATATCTCCAAAGAAAAAGGAATCACCTAATTCTAATG GCACTGTTGCAGTTGTGTTTCTGAGGTATAGCAATATTGGTCCTTTGCTTTCATCATCTAAAAACTCCTCATCGAAAGATAGTtcagagcagagagagacagtAAGCTCATCAGTTATTGCTGTTGCAATTAATTCAAATCCACCTACACTCTATGAGCTTGAGAAAATAACATTTACTTTAAAGTACTTcaag ACTGCAGATAAGGATATTAAATGTGCATTTTGGAACTACTCAGCAGATACAATGAATGGCAACTGGTCTACCGAAGGCTGTGAGCTGACACACTCCAACACTACTCATACCTCATGCAAATGTAATCATCTGACTCATTTTGCTGTTTTGATGTCTTCAGGCGGCTCTCTT GGTGTTACAAATTATAACATTCTTACAAGAATCACTCAGCTAGGAATAATTATTTCGTTGATTTGCCTCTCCATGTGTATTTTTACCTTCTGGTTCTTCAGTGAAATTCAAAGCACTAGAACGACAATTCACAAAAATCTCTGCTGCAGCCTTTTCCTGGCAGAACTTATCTTTCTTGTTGGAATTAATATGAACAATAATAAG CTCTTCTGTTCAATCACTGCTGGATTACTCCATTATTTCCTTTTAGCTGCTTTTGCATGGATGTGCATTGAAGGCATACACCTGTACCTCATAGTTGTGGGAGTCATCTACAACAAGGGATTCTTACACAAGAACTTCTATATCTTTGGTTACGTGAGTCCAGCAGTGGTGGTCGGAATTTCAGCAGCGCTAGGATATAAATATTACGGCACTACCGAAGT ATGTTGGCTCAGCACAAAGAATAACTTTATATGGAGTTTTATAGGACCAGCATGTCTAATAATTCTT GTTAATTTGCTGGCTTTTGGGGTGATTATTTACAAAGTATTTCAACACACTGCTATGTTAAAGCCCGAAGTTAGCTGTTATGAAAATATAAG GTCTTGTGCTCGGGGTGCTCTTGCTCTCCTGTTCCTTCTTGGAGCTACCTGGATCTTTGGGGTGCTCCATGTGGTCCAGGGATCAGTGGTCACTGCGTATCTTTTTACAATTTTCAATGCATTTCAGGGGATGTTCATCTTCATATTTCTTTGCGTTTTATCTAGAAAA ATCCAGGAAGAATACTATAGGTTGTTCAAAAATGTCCCTTGCTGTTTCAGCTGCTTAAG GAATCCCTATTAA
- the ADGRL4 gene encoding adhesion G protein-coupled receptor L4 isoform X5 gives MKLLPLLDDNECENATQPCGENANCTNTVGSYYCMCATGFRSSSGQEKFVTNDGTFCVDIDECSEAVTIACGDHAKCENVDGGYNCSCKEGYQPSTGKLQFKPNDGTSCQENPKANCKLHNDCITENITRTLAEIRTIKEPLAFLQEINRNTVGQLSPVDVISYVEALSVSYPSLSTMNNTISDKEALTNMTINVFVNTVNNFVQKEKITVWEALPTDNRRTSLTKLMHAAEQATLLMSQNFKKTTQLDVNASEMALKVLAFDSHHTKHIHPHARMGGDYIKISPKKKESPNSNGTVAVVFLRYSNIGPLLSSSKNSSSKDSSEQRETVSSSVIAVAINSNPPTLYELEKITFTLKYFKTADKDIKCAFWNYSADTMNGNWSTEGCELTHSNTTHTSCKCNHLTHFAVLMSSGGSLGVTNYNILTRITQLGIIISLICLSMCIFTFWFFSEIQSTRTTIHKNLCCSLFLAELIFLVGINMNNNKLFCSITAGLLHYFLLAAFAWMCIEGIHLYLIVVGVIYNKGFLHKNFYIFGYVSPAVVVGISAALGYKYYGTTEVCWLSTKNNFIWSFIGPACLIILVNLLAFGVIIYKVFQHTAMLKPEVSCYENIRSCARGALALLFLLGATWIFGVLHVVQGSVVTAYLFTIFNAFQGMFIFIFLCVLSRKIQEEYYRLFKNVPCCFSCLRNPY, from the exons ATATAGATGAGTGCAGTGAAGCAGTAACTATTGCCTGTGGAGATCATGCGAAATGTGAAAATGTGGATGGAGGATATAACTGCTCCTGTAAGGAAGGTTATCAACCATCCACAGGAAAATTACAGTTTAAGCCAAATGATGGCACTTCCTGCCAAG AAAATCCAAAGGCAAACTGCAAGTTACATAATGACTGTATAACTGAAAATATTACTAGAACATTAGCTGAA ATTAGGACTATAAAAGAACCCTTGGCTTTCCTGCAAGAAATCAATAGGAACACTGTAGGACAACTTTCACCTGTAGATGTGATTTCATATGTGGAAGCATTATCTGTATCTTACCCATCACTAAGTACCATGAATAACACAATTTCTGACAAGGAAGCACTTACTAATATGACTATTAAT GTTTTTGTTAACACCGTGAACAATTTTgttcaaaaggaaaaaattacaGTTTGGGAAGCACTCCCTACAGATAACAGGAGAACAAGTCTCACTAAGCTGATGCATGCTGCGGAACAGGCAACGCTGCTCATGTCACAGAACTTCAAAAAGACAACACAGCTAGATGTTAATGCAAGTGAAATgg ctctCAAGGTTTTGGCTTTTGATTCGCACCACACGAAACATATTCACCCTCATGCACGCATGGGAGGAGATTATATAAAGATATCTCCAAAGAAAAAGGAATCACCTAATTCTAATG GCACTGTTGCAGTTGTGTTTCTGAGGTATAGCAATATTGGTCCTTTGCTTTCATCATCTAAAAACTCCTCATCGAAAGATAGTtcagagcagagagagacagtAAGCTCATCAGTTATTGCTGTTGCAATTAATTCAAATCCACCTACACTCTATGAGCTTGAGAAAATAACATTTACTTTAAAGTACTTcaag ACTGCAGATAAGGATATTAAATGTGCATTTTGGAACTACTCAGCAGATACAATGAATGGCAACTGGTCTACCGAAGGCTGTGAGCTGACACACTCCAACACTACTCATACCTCATGCAAATGTAATCATCTGACTCATTTTGCTGTTTTGATGTCTTCAGGCGGCTCTCTT GGTGTTACAAATTATAACATTCTTACAAGAATCACTCAGCTAGGAATAATTATTTCGTTGATTTGCCTCTCCATGTGTATTTTTACCTTCTGGTTCTTCAGTGAAATTCAAAGCACTAGAACGACAATTCACAAAAATCTCTGCTGCAGCCTTTTCCTGGCAGAACTTATCTTTCTTGTTGGAATTAATATGAACAATAATAAG CTCTTCTGTTCAATCACTGCTGGATTACTCCATTATTTCCTTTTAGCTGCTTTTGCATGGATGTGCATTGAAGGCATACACCTGTACCTCATAGTTGTGGGAGTCATCTACAACAAGGGATTCTTACACAAGAACTTCTATATCTTTGGTTACGTGAGTCCAGCAGTGGTGGTCGGAATTTCAGCAGCGCTAGGATATAAATATTACGGCACTACCGAAGT ATGTTGGCTCAGCACAAAGAATAACTTTATATGGAGTTTTATAGGACCAGCATGTCTAATAATTCTT GTTAATTTGCTGGCTTTTGGGGTGATTATTTACAAAGTATTTCAACACACTGCTATGTTAAAGCCCGAAGTTAGCTGTTATGAAAATATAAG GTCTTGTGCTCGGGGTGCTCTTGCTCTCCTGTTCCTTCTTGGAGCTACCTGGATCTTTGGGGTGCTCCATGTGGTCCAGGGATCAGTGGTCACTGCGTATCTTTTTACAATTTTCAATGCATTTCAGGGGATGTTCATCTTCATATTTCTTTGCGTTTTATCTAGAAAA ATCCAGGAAGAATACTATAGGTTGTTCAAAAATGTCCCTTGCTGTTTCAGCTGCTTAAG GAATCCCTATTAA